The Blastopirellula marina genomic sequence CGCGCTGCCTCTATGCGCCGATGCTCAGGTCGTGCAGCTCGCTAACGGGGGGCAACTGGAAGCCTCGGTCAGGCAAGATTCCGAAGTCGCAGACGGTGGTCAGGTCGAGCTGGTTGTCGAAGGAGTGGGCTCGGTCGTACTGGCCAGCCACCAGGTACAGCAGGTCGAAGCTCCCAAGGTGACCGAAGACGAATACTTCGACTACGCGGCCAACTTCGCCGATACCATCGGCGACCAGTGGAAGCTGGCCAAGTGGTGTCAGCATCAAGAGTTGCAGCTTCCCTTCGAGCGGCACGCACGCCGAGTTCTCGAGCTCGATCCGAACTACCTCCCCGCCCGCGAAGCACTCGGTTATGAACGACGCGATGGCCAATGGGTCAGCCGCGAAGAGATCATGACGCAGCGTGGTTACATCCGCTACGAAGGACGCTGGATGACCATGCAGCAGGCAGCCCTGCAAGTTGCCCAAGAGCGACAAAAGCAAAAGCTGATCGACTGGAAGGTTCGTCTACATCGCTGGCGTCAACAACTGGGTCGATCTTCCTCCCCCGAAATTCAAATTGATCTGGCGACCCTCGACGACCCCGATGCCATCCCTGGTTTAATTCAGCTACTGGGAGAAGAGCTCGATCAAGACCTCGCGTTTGCTTATCTCGAAACGCTCGGCCGTATGAACAATCCGTCGGCTCGTTCCTTCTTGATGGAGAACGCCATCTACCAGAACAATCCCACCTACCGCGAGAAGTGCCTGCAGGAAGTATTGGCCCAGCGCAGCCCGCAGATGGTTGAGTACTTTGCCAATCATTTGAAGAGCTACGACAACACCATCGTGAACCGGGCAGCCTATGTCCTGGCTCAACTCGATTACCCGACGGCCGTCTTTCCCTTGGCCGGTGCCCTCCAGACGCAGCACCTGGCCTCGCATTCGTCGCGGTACACCTACTTCTACACGACCTTAGCCCCGGAAAAGCGGTTTGATATTGAAGGGCCCAAAGCTTCCTACCGCATGCTGACCCTGTCAGATTTCCTCGGACGAAGCCGCAACGCGTACGACACTGTCCGTGTGCAAAACCAAGGCGTGCACCAAGCGCTGCGGGAGCTTTGCGATGGGCAAGACTTCGGCTACAACCCGGCTGCCTGGAAAGAATGGTACCAACAGGTCCACGCCCCGAAGTCCCCGACCATCCGTCTAGCTCGGGAACAGTAAACACCGCGCGTAACGCGCAATTAGATCAATTGATTCTCGAAGACGGGGACCAACGTTTCGTCGTAGATTCCTCTCAGCGAGGGATCGGTCCACTTTCCCTGCAGAGTCCCGTTTTCTTTGATTTTGTAGGAGACCACCCCGATGGCCACTCCATTGGGGGTCTGAACAGTCCAGGCTACGCTGAAGCGATCTTCGTCGACGAAGCCGATACCGGAGTACTTCGTTTTGCCCACGATCCAATCGATCTTATAGCCCTGGTTTACCTTCTTGATGACAACCTCGCCGGTGTATTTGCCCCCCTGGTCCGACGTGCCGACACACTGGTAACGGCCCGACAAATCACGCTCAGCCTTTTCGGCATAAGCAGAGCTGGTAAAAAGAGTTACGAAGCAAACTAGGGCAACGGCCAAACGCATCATCGGGGTTTGCCTTTAGGTAAGTAACAAGAGTTCACCTCATGAACTTTACCAGGGCCTGACCATCTGGAAAGCAATTTCGTCGAGAAAGTGCGTGAATTACAGTTCGACGGCGTGCTCTTGCAGGTCTTCCAGGTCGATGAATTCGAGCGTCGAGATGTGCGTCGACTCGAGAACCACCGCCGGCGCGACCCCAGCTTCGAAGGCTTCCTTCCACCGCAAAGCGCATAAACACCAGCGGTTACCCGGTTTAAGGCCAGGAAAGCCGAACTCGGGATGGGGGGTCGAAAGGTCGTTCCCGACACTTTTCGAGAACGCCAGGAACTCGGCCGTCATCTCGCTGCAGACAATATGCAGCCCCACGTCTTCGGCCCCAGTGTGGCAGCATCCGTCTCGAAAGAAGCCGGTCAGGGGGTCGTGGCTGCACTCTTGCAGGTTGGTTCCGAGGACATTTTTCGCCATGACAAGGGCTGCCTTGAGATAGAGTGTAAGTAGGGCACTTACGGCACAGTGCGTCGTCATCTTAACATGACCATGGCTGTCGCAAGTCCCCACCGTTTGGCAACTTACCCCAAATGGGCGGGTCAGTGTTCAAAACTTGCAATCTGTCAGCAGCCGAACTACGATACCGGTGACCGTGGTTCTGTTTCCAGGGACGGTATTTAGTAGCCCGAATGCCCTCGTTCGAGTGGTAAAGGGCTCCTCTTCAAGGACGAAGCACCGATTGTCAGCGATTCCTCGCGACTCGCCGACAGCCGTTAGATCCGAGTTTCCCACGAGCACGTCCACTTCCCAACAAATCTCATGAACTTAGCGCCACTCGAGCGCCGCCAACCGATTGGTACCAGGGAGTTATTATTGATGACGAGGAACGTTATCGCCTGCGGGCTACTGTCCTGCCTAAGTCTGCTTCTTACTGCCGGCGCAACCCAAGAGGCAGCGGCTCAAGACACCGTTCTGATCGATTTGTATGGTCGCGGTGTGCATGCTTACAACCGTGGTGATTTCCTGGAAGCTGAGAAGCTCTTGGATGCCGTCATCGCCGAAGG encodes the following:
- a CDS encoding HEAT repeat domain-containing protein gives rise to the protein MSSEHGCLRGSAIIASLLGLIALPLCADAQVVQLANGGQLEASVRQDSEVADGGQVELVVEGVGSVVLASHQVQQVEAPKVTEDEYFDYAANFADTIGDQWKLAKWCQHQELQLPFERHARRVLELDPNYLPAREALGYERRDGQWVSREEIMTQRGYIRYEGRWMTMQQAALQVAQERQKQKLIDWKVRLHRWRQQLGRSSSPEIQIDLATLDDPDAIPGLIQLLGEELDQDLAFAYLETLGRMNNPSARSFLMENAIYQNNPTYREKCLQEVLAQRSPQMVEYFANHLKSYDNTIVNRAAYVLAQLDYPTAVFPLAGALQTQHLASHSSRYTYFYTTLAPEKRFDIEGPKASYRMLTLSDFLGRSRNAYDTVRVQNQGVHQALRELCDGQDFGYNPAAWKEWYQQVHAPKSPTIRLAREQ
- a CDS encoding DUF2237 family protein, whose amino-acid sequence is MAKNVLGTNLQECSHDPLTGFFRDGCCHTGAEDVGLHIVCSEMTAEFLAFSKSVGNDLSTPHPEFGFPGLKPGNRWCLCALRWKEAFEAGVAPAVVLESTHISTLEFIDLEDLQEHAVEL